The Drosophila teissieri strain GT53w chromosome X, Prin_Dtei_1.1, whole genome shotgun sequence genome has a segment encoding these proteins:
- the LOC122624841 gene encoding formin-like protein 3 → MRMLRLQLMALLVGLLLALISADPVSQDTEVAREKRGTITLDFGLLLRNLLLKSAQLSSAKANLARTTRRPPTTTTTTPPPPPPPPPSPIRIRKPIWHPFFSSGFLPRDYDVDYADPPPPRPPAPPPPTAQPPRRVRPQVRPRPRPTTPPPPPPPNYDYDYDYDAQPAAPAEAAPPPPPPPPPPTTPPRPRPRPRPRPQQPDPQQRRPAQLGDRLIYQYAQPTDTFFRSRAVAEATAAADPDNGDVDGSQADSVADPDAAAFPATAAGAGSEPAPPPPSAPRFLVNYQSEDDFGPPFAGQRDQDAGQDQASAGAPGIPASSQGYFPPLELGNQNRFPTFNQQQYFYN, encoded by the exons ATGAGGATGTTACGTCTGCAGTTGATGGCCCTGCTTGTGGGCCTGCTCCTGGCGCTGATCTCAGCCGATCCTGTGTCGCAGGACACGGAGGTGGCGCGGGAGAAGCGCGGCACTATCACCCTGGACTTTGGCCTGCTCCTGCGGAACCTGCTGCTCAAGAGCGCCCAGTTGTCCTCGGCCAAGGCCAATCTCGCACGGACCACCCGTCGTCCGccgaccaccaccacgacgaccccaccaccgccaccgcctccgccacCTTCTCCGATACGCATTCGTAAGCCCATCTGGCATCCGTTCTTCAGTTCCGGCTTTCTGCCCAGAGACTACGATGTGGACTACGCTGATCCTCCACCACCACGACCTCCTGCGCCTCCGCCGCCGACTGCGCAACCGCCTAGACGCGTCCGACCGCAGGTACGCCCACGCCCTCGCCCAACGacaccgccaccgcctcctccgccgaaCTATGACTACGACTATGACTACGATGCACAGCCTGCAGCGCCAGCTGAAGCTGCaccgcctccacctcctccgccgccgccgcccacaaCTCCGCCACGCCCAAGGCCACGGCCGCGCCCACGGCCACAGCAGCCCGATCCTCAACAGCGGCGTCCCGCCCAGCTGGGAGACCGCCTTATCTATCAGTACGCACAACCTACTG ATACCTTCTTTAGGTCGCGAGCCGTGGCGgaggcgacggcggcggctgACCCGGACAACGGAGACGTAGATGGCTCCCAGGCGGACTCAGTTGCGGATCCGGATGCGGCTGCCTTtcctgctactgctgctgggGCTGGCTCCGAGCCAGCTCCTCCCCCTCCAAGTGCTCCGCGATTTTTGGTCAACTACCAGAGCGAAGATGACTTTGGGCCACCGTTCGCTGGCCAGCGGGATCAGGATGCGGGTCAGGATCAGGCCTCAGCAGGGGCTCCTGGAATTCCCGCATCATCCCAAGGCTACTTCCCGCCCCTCGAGCTCGGCAACCAGAATCGCTTCCCGACTTTCAATCAGCAGCAGTACTTCTATAACTAA
- the LOC122624527 gene encoding O-acyltransferase like protein → MIRVLGILLTVGLVVVEGALPTQINLLAEHEVSSMADYERLLDLRSLPMEFYREFRNISTADVHLLGERFGPEDLQCLADMAQFMSALSAPKAWALKMIDAWGTIPSGYLRGNRVDMGNYGECLSVEGIISVSQNIKGKYCLMELPVAKWLGFTSEQLAETNMKTALCLPSSCSADTMELFLKQLLQRLLGVSDMSNWFSISEASCRTKDDEPWDGLTIFTVVLLSVFGTTVILCTLYDYFLCPEQDKLPRPIRAFSARATSRTLFTIVENKANPNVIHCLNGMRCMSLIWVIFGHEYIINLKGPAINPADNLRWMSQLFSSFILYGTFSVDTFFFISGLLLVSIGLRGMEKTKGKLNVPLMYLHRYLRLTPIVAVAILVYFKMLPLLADGPLYDTVGFLDYSVCKKSWFWTLLYVQNYATADVCLAHTWYLAVDMQLYILSPILLIGLYKWGKKAAGGILVVTLLLSACLFATIMVNDFPVMFKDGSQVEEIQEKIYYATHTHAAPWLIGTMFGYLLHLIRGRRLHISLLAVWAGWLLCLALLLTSIFALYPYSKLLGKSPSVLEGALYYTLARIAWPLALCWVVFACMQGHGGLANSFLSSPLWQPLSKLSYSAYIWHIFIEEVNSRRVQTNTYFSNYDVMLSFWSTLGFTLLMSYVLYVIIEAPLEGLERMMFPNHRSAPAGENQPQAESQTKVVDRMEEQPEQLSDSQTELESTIHKTETDLELSN, encoded by the exons ATGATCAGGGTATTGGGAATATTGCTTACCGTGGGGCTGGTGGTGGTCGAAGGAGCGCTGCCGACCCAAATTAATCTGTTGGCGGAGCACGAAGTGTCCTCCATGGCGGACTACGAACGGCTCCTGGATCTGCGCTCCTTGCCTATGGAGTTCTATCGGGAATTCCGGAACATTTCAACGGCGGATGTGCACCTCCTGGGAGAGCGGTTTGGGCCAGAAGATCTACAGTGCCTGGCGGATATGGCTCAGTTTATGAGTGCCCTTAGTGCCCCCAAGGCGTGGGCCCTAAAAA TGATCGACGCGTGGGGCACCATTCCATCGGGATATCTCAGGGGCAACCGCGTCGACATGGGCAACTACGGGGAGTGCCTGTCCGTGGAGGGGATCATCAGCGTATCGCAGAACATCAAGGGAAAGTACTGCCTTATGGAGCTGCCGGTGGCCAAGTGGTTGGGCTTCACTTCGGAGCAACTGGCGGAGACCAACATGAAGACCGCTCTGTGCCTGCCCTCCTCCTGCTCGGCGGACACCATGGAGCTGTTCCTcaagcagctgctccagcggcTCCTTGGCGTCAGCGACATGAGCAATTGGTTTTCCATCAGCGAGGCATCGTGCAGAACCAAGGATGACGAACCCTGGGATGGGCTCACCATATTCACCGT CGTTCTACTGTCCGTATTTGGCACTACGGTGATTCTGTGCACCCTCTACGACTACTTCCTGTGTCCGGAACAGG ATAAGCTACCCCGACCCATTAGGGCCTTCTCAGCACGAGCCACGTCGCGTACGCTGTTCACCATTGTGGAGAACAAGGCGAATCCGAATGTGATCCACTGCCTCAATGGCATGCGGTGCATGTCCCTGATCTGGGTAATCTTCGGCCACGAGTACATCATCAACCTGAAAGGTCCCGCCATCAATCCAGCGGACAACTTGCGATGGATGTCGCAGCTCTTCTCCAGCTTCATACTCTACGGCACTTTTTCGGTGGACACGTTCTTTTTCATCAGTGGCTTGCTATTGGTATCGATTGGCCTCCGCGGCATGGAAAA AACCAAGGGAAAGCTAAACGTACCGCTGATGTATCTGCACCGATACCTGCGTCTCACTCCTATCGTAGCCGTTGCCATACTGGTTTACTTCAAGATGCTACCCCTCCTCGCCGACGGTCCTCTGTATGATACAGTGGGCTTCTTGGACTACTCCGTGTGCAAGAAATCCTGGTTCTGGACCTTGCTCTACGTCCAGAACTACGCGACTGCCGACGTG TGCTTGGCCCATACCTGGTACTTGGCGGTGGACATGCAACTGTACATCCTGTCTCCCATCCTGCTGATCGGGCTCTACAAGTGGGGTAAGAAGGCGGCCGGAGGTATCCTGGTGGTCACTTTGTTGCTCTCGGCCTGCCTGTTTGCCACCATAATGGTTAATGACTTCCCTGTAATGTTCAA GGATGGAAGTCAGGTTGAAGAGATTCAGGAGAAGATCTACTACGCCACGCACACCCATGCGGCGCCCTGGCTGATCGGTACTATGTTCGGTTACCTCCTGCATCTGATCCGCGGCAGGAGACTCCACATAAGCCTCCTGGCTGTCTGGGCAGGCTGGCTGCTCTGTCTGGCCCTGCTCCTCACCTCGATCTTCGCCTTGTACCCGTACTCCAAGCTGCTGGGCAAGTCGCCTTCGGTTTTGGAAGGGGCCCTCTACTACACACTGGCCCGGATTGCCTGGCCATTGGCTCTATGCTGGGTGGTCTTCGCATGCATGCAGGGCCATGGAGGTCTGGCCAACAGCTTCCTCTCCTCTCCACTTTGGCAGCCCCTGTCCAAGCTCTCCTACTCCGCCTACATCTGGCACATCTTCATCGAGGAGGTCAATAGCAGACGCGTTCAGACCAACACGTACTTCTCCAACTATGATGTG ATGCTCAGCTTCTGGTCCACCTTGGGGTTCACCCTGCTTATGTCCTATGTGCTCTACGTTATAATTGAGGCGCCTCTGGAGGGTTTGGAAAGAATGATGTTTCCCAATCACCGAAGTGCCCCAGCCGGAGAGAATCAGCCGCAAGCCGAGTCCCAAACGAAAGTCGTGGACCGGATGGAGGAGCAACCCGAGCAGCTTAGTGATTCCCAGACCGAGCTAGAATCTACTATCCACAAAACAGAGACTGACCTCGAGTTATCAAATTAG
- the LOC122624271 gene encoding nose resistant to fluoxetine protein 6 yields the protein MVRLAVILGLGLLVLASVNAEMTNMFAMTNTKLLTEHFAGDHYSSVFNTRRLSVEFFDYYSNVTLEDLTANSRIPSLQDLKCLADLALLSSDLSSSKFWALKMIDSWGLLPSGVLVGNWWNLGNFDECIAVDHAVTTSHSIKGKYCITKLAPAPSALPAFVLKSAVCFPASCSAANMDTMLRRLFQKLLSVEISADVQLVAEETCQTSEKKPYDGLTIFTIVMLSILGALVGLSTIIDYFFCKDERTIHPVVKAFSARANSRSLFRIVDTKANSNVIDCIHGIRCLSFIWVVYGHDYMVSATLPNINMGYLLTWINSFYSLFIKHAVYAVDSFFFLSGMLLVVIALRSMDRTKGMLNIPMMYLHRYLRLTPILAFGILFYLKILPLWSNGPLKGSVGFDDYSVCENTWYWTLLYVQNYATNNLCLSHTWYLAVDMQLYIFAPFLLICLYKWGKKAAAGIFVLMLLLAGCLFSIMVINDLSLGAGTGESMRKLYYATQTRASPYLIGILFGYFLHTNRGKDFKLNRLAALLGWLIALTLIASCLFSVYGQDTLPIVEEALYLSLTRIAWPLALCWVVFACMQGYGGLANSFLSSPLWQPLSKLSYSAYIFHKFIESLNGEMTHTSTYFSDYQVMLRFWPDFGFTILFSYLMHILIEAPFAALESLLMPTKRTSSKPDAVVEPRIPEVKAPVEESPLEEPAEATSAIPEGVIQDCPQKSSA from the exons ATGGTCAGGTTGGCGGTAATCCTGGGGCTGGGCCTTTTGGTCTTGGCCAGCGTTAATGCAGAAATGACCAACATGTTCGCCATGACCAATACGAAACTCCTCACTGAGCACTTTGCTGGGGATCATTATTCGAGTGTTTTCAACACCAGACGCTTGTCCGTGGAGTTCTTTGACTACTACTCCAATGTAACTCTAGAGGATCTTACGGCGAACTCGAGGATCCCCTCGCTGCAGGATCTGAAGTGTCTAGCGGATCTGGCACTCCTGTCCAGCGACCTTTCGTCCTCCAAATTCTGGGCCTTGAAGA TGATCGACTCCTGGGGCCTGCTGCCGTCGGGAGTGCTGGTGGGCAACTGGTGGAACCTGGGCAACTTCGACGAGTGCATAGCGGTGGACCACGCCGTGACCACCAGTCACAGTATCAAGGGCAAGTACTGCATCACCAAGCTGGCACCAGCTCCAAGTGCGCTGCCCGCATTCGTCCTCAAGTCAGCTGTCTGCTTTCCGGCCTCCTGTTCCGCCGCCAACATGGACACCATGCTCCGGAGACTCTTCCAGAAGCTCCTCAGCGTGGAGATCAGTGCAGATGTGCAGCTTGTGGCCGAGGAGACGTGCCAGACTTCAGAGAAGAAGCCATACGATGGCCTCACCATATTTACCAT AGTGATGCTCTCGATTTTGGGGGCTCTCGTGGGTCTCAGCACTATTATTGACTATTTCTTTTGCAAAGATGAGA GAACCATCCACCCGGTGGTGAAAGCCTTCTCGGCACGGGCGAACTCGCGTTCCCTGTTCCGCATCGTGGATACCAAGGCGAACTCCAACGTCATCGATTGTATTCACGGGATCCGCTGTCTTTCCTTCATTTGGGTGGTCTACGGTCATGACTACATGGTGTCTGCCACGTTACCCAACATCAACATGGGCTATCTCCTGACG TGGATAAACTCCTTCTACAGTCTGTTCATAAAACACGCGGTCTATGCTGTGGACTCATTTTTCTTTCTGAGCGGTATGTTGCTCGTGGTGATTGCCCTGCGATCAATGGACAG AACCAAGGGAATGCTTAATATACCCATGATGTATCTGCATCGGTATCTGCGACTCACCCCCATCCTGGCTTTCGGCATACTCTTCTACTTGAAGATCCTGCCGCTCTGGAGCAACGGGCCCCTGAAAGGATCAGTGGGCTTTGATGATTACTCGGTGTGCGAGAACACCTGGTACTGGACACTCCTCTACGTGCAGAACTATGCGACCAATAACCTG TGCCTCAGTCATACCTGGTACCTGGCGGTGGACATGCAGCTGTACATCTTTGCACCCTTCCTCCTGATCTGCCTGTACAAGTGGGGCAAGAAGGCGGCCGCTGGCATCTTCGTTCTGATGCTCCTTCTGGCCGGCTGCCTTTTCAGCATCATGGTCATCAATGATTTATCCCT CGGAGCAGGCACCGGTGAATCGATGAGGAAGCTCTACTACGCCACGCAGACTCGTGCTTCTCCCTACCTTATTGGCATCCTGTTCGGCTACTTCCTTCACACCAACCGGGGCAAGGACTTCAAGCTGAACCGCCTAGCTGCCCTCCTGGGCTGGCTGATCGCGTTAACTTTAATAGCCTCCTGCCTGTTTTCGGTCTATGGCCAGGACACGTTGCCCATTGTGGAGGAGGCCCTCTACCTTAGCTTAACCCGGATCGCCTGGCCACTGGCTCTCTGCTGGGTGGTCTTCGCCTGCATGCAGGGATACGGAGGACTGGCCAACAGCTTCCTTTCCTCCCCCCTGTGGCAGCCGCTGTCCAAGCTATCCTACTCCGCCTACATCTTCCACAAGTTCATCGAGAGTCTCAACGGTGAGATGACGCACACTAGCACCTACTTTAGTGACTACCAAGTG ATGCTTCGATTCTGGCCTGACTTTGGCTTCACGATCCTGTTCTCGTACCTCATGCATATCCTGATCGAAGCGCCCTTCGCCGCTCTGGAGAGCCTTTTGATGCCCACAAAGAGGACTAGTTCGAAACCAGACGCGGTGGTGGAGCCCAGGATTCCCGAAGTGAAGGCACCTGTCGAAGAATCTCCATTAGAAGAGCCTGCGGAAGCGACATCCGCGATACCCGAAGGAGTCATCCAGGATTGTCCTCAAAAGAGCTCTGCCTAA
- the LOC122623820 gene encoding nose resistant to fluoxetine protein 6 translates to MVTIGPTISLLLLSLALASASIGLELPKDFSLDEVHSESQAQSYHTITTLRRLAVEFFAQYQNITIHDLAQDLYRDKDVRLPTTEDLKCLADLQTLAKGVSSRKLWALRMIDSWGTLPSGILYGNLVDLGNFDECLGIDHAVTSTHNVQGKYCLTKLQVAPSFSAYLSLKTAVCFPASCSAAHMDTMLRRLLQNLLSIELSPEVPVVNEGTCKTADREPYDALTIFTIVVLSILCVLMVLSTVCDYLVCQDEQPLNKWVKAFSARANSRVLFRLVAPSSNPNVIDCIHGIRVLSFIWVVFGHVYLVFLFGPNMNFVKFDTWRRSPYSMLLQHAAYSVDTFFFLSGLLMVVIALRAMERTKGKLNVSLMYLHRYLRLTPVLALAIIAYMTILPRMGDGPMYGKVNFDDYSLCKDTWYWTLLYVQNYATNQICLGHSWYLAVDMQLYIIAPILLIALYKWKRKAVAGILVVMLLLAACLFSIMVIENVSLIASSEDAMKKVYFSTHTRASPYLIGIVFGYFLHVNRGKSFKLSPIAVILGWLTSLALLFSCLFAVYGYAVDAETPPIVEEAFYLTFTRIAWPLGLCWVVFACMQGYGGLANSFLSSPLWQPLSKLSYSAYIFHMFMESLNAGITRTNTYFSNYQVMLRFWGDFGFTMLLAYLVYILIEAPFGNLESLLLPIQKPSAPLPAAEQLKEAPVGCTASAPTLENKSPLPA, encoded by the exons ATGGTCACCATAGGGCCAACCATTTCGCTCCTGCTCTTGTCCTTGGCACTGGCCAGCGCCAGTATAGGCCTGGAGCTTCCAAAGGACTTCTCCTTGGACGAAGTCCATTCCGAGTCCCAGGCACAATCCTACCACACAATCACCACGCTCAGACGCCTGGCAGTGGAGTTCTTCGCCCAGTATCAGAATATAACGATCCACGATCTGGCACAGGATCTGTATCGGGACAAGGATGTACGACTACCCACTACCGAGGATTTGAAATGCCTGGCAGATCTGCAGACTCTTGCGAAAGGTGTATCCTCTAGAAAATTGTGGGCCCTCAGAA TGATTGACTCCTGGGGCACCTTGCCTTCGGGTATCCTGTACGGCAACCTGGTAGATCTGGGTAACTTCGACGAGTGCCTGGGCATAGACCACGCTGTGACCTCCACCCACAATGTCCAGGGAAAGTACTGCCTCACCAAGCTTCAAGTGGCACCTAGTTTCTCCGCCTATCTGTCCCTCAAGACAGCGGTCTGCTTTCCCGCCTCCTGCTCCGCCGCCCACATGGACACGATGCTCCGAAGATTACTGCAGAACCTCCTGAGCATTGAGCTGAGTCCAGAGGTGCCTGTGGTGAACGAGGGCACATGCAAGACTGCCGATCGGGAGCCCTACGATGCTCTGACCATCTTCACAAT agTCGTGCTATCTATACTGTGCGTTCTCATGGTGCTGTCCACCGTCTGTGACTACTTGGTCTGCCAGGATGAGC AACCACTAAATAAGTGGGTAAAGGCTTTCTCCGCGCGCGCCAACAGTCGGGTTCTCTTCAGGCTGGTGGCCCCCAGTAGCAATCCCAATGTCATTGACTGCATTCATGGCATTCGAGTACTGTCCTTCATCTGGGTTGTCTTTGGGCACGTATACCTCGTATTTCTCTTTGGTCCCAACATGAACTTTGTCAAATTTGACACG TGGCGCAGATCGCCGTACAGTATGCTCCTGCAACACGCAGCGTACTCGGTGGACACGTTCTTCTTTCTGAGTGGCCTCTTGATGGTGGTGATTGCCCTTAGAGCAATGGAAAG AACCAAGGGAAAGCTGAATGTGTCCCTGATGTATCTGCATCGCTACTTGCGCCTCACTCCGGTCCTGGCCTTGGCCATTATCGCCTATATGACGATCCTGCCCCGAATGGGCGATGGCCCAATGTACGGAAAGGTGAACTTCGACGACTACTCCTTATGCAAGGACACCTGGTACTGGACCCTCTTGTATGTGCAGAACTATGCCACCAACCAAATC TGCCTGGGACACTCCTGGTACCTGGCCGTGGACATGCAGCTCTACATCATCGCACCCATTCTCCTGATCGCGCTCTACAAGTGGAAGAGGAAGGCGGTCGCCGGGATTCTGGTCGTCATGCTGCTCCTTGCCGCTTGTCTCTTCAGCATCATGGTGATCGAGAACGTTTCTCT CATTGCGTCCAGCGAAGATGCGATGAAAAAGGTATACTTCTCCACACACACCAGGGCGTCCCCGTACCTGATTGGCATTGTGTTCGGATACTTCCTGCACGTCAACCGAGGCAAGTCCTTCAAGCTCAGTCCCATTGCAGTCATCCTGGGCTGGCTGACCAGCTTGGCGCTGCTCTTCAGCTGCTTGTTCGCCGTCTACGGGTATGCCGTAGATGCGGAAACACCACCCATTGTGGAGGAGGCCTTCTACCTGACCTTCACCCGTATCGCCTGGCCCCTGGGTCTTTGCTGGGTGGTCTTCGCCTGCATGCAGGGATACGGAGGACTGGCCAACAGCTTCCTTTCCTCCCCCCTGTGGCAGCCCCTGTCCAAGCTGTCCTACTCCGCCTACATCTTCCACATGTTCATGGAGAGCCTCAACGCCGGCATTACGCGCACCAACACCTACTTCAGTAATTACCAAGTG ATGCTTCGTTTCTGGGGCGACTTTGGCTTCACCATGCTCCTCGCCTACCTTGTGTACATCCTGATCGAGGCGCCCTTCGGAAACTTGGAAAGCCTCTTGCTTCCCATCCAGAAGCCAAGTGCCCCACTCCCAGCTGCGGAACAGTTGAAGGAGGCCCCAGTGGGATGCACTGCATCTGCGCCAACGCTGGAAAATAAATCGCCCCTGCCGGCATAA
- the LOC122624651 gene encoding uncharacterized protein LOC122624651, with translation MNVVARSSLWRLAKDESKQVDDTEKAIYEPIGSTEQDIRVQDATGDLHQNVVHKSTNFMAVNSPNQNQFEHFVQTLSSDNANVSRMERKIEKMESQIATLVEQNNQILAKVKRISDKFQTGLPKTEFPIKTIEELSEIEAKVTENYDKYVDLFRTILAPEGVKKHMSRILSTSILMSMNYSGTGSKTGLNSYVNLNKCIYDSQKRDGYTFADYVQDVRRAFAKMKNKVYKAKTFAKQALRAAKKEECEKDLKKLVLPGSS, from the exons atgaaTGTTGTGGCCAGATCCAGCCTATGGCGATTGGCAAAGGATGAGTCCAAACAAGTGGATGATACGGAAAAAGCTATATATGAACCGATTGGCTCTACCGAACAGGACATCCGTGTTCAAGATGCAACTGGTGATTTACACCAGAATGTAGTCCATAAGTCGACTAATTTTATGGCAGTCAACAGTCCCAACCAGAATCAGTTTGAACACTTCGTTCAAACTTTAAGCTCCGATAATGCAAATGTGTCTCGAATGGagcggaaaattgaaaaaatggaATCTCAAATTGCGACACTGGTGGAGCAGAATAACCAAATTCTAGCAAAAGTAAAACGAATTTCGGACAAATTTCAAACCGGCCTTCCAAAGACTGAGTTCCCTATAAAAACCATTGAAGAACTTAGTGAAATAGAAGCCAAAGTAACGGAAAACTATGACAAATAT GTGGACCTGTTCCGAACCATTCTCGCACCCGAAGGCGTAAAAAAGCACATGAGTAGAATTTTATCGACCTCGATTTTAATGAGTATGAACTATTCAGGCACCGGCTCCAAAACGGGGCTTAATTCATACGTAAACCTAAACAAGTGCATTTATG ATTCTCAGAAAAGGGATGGCTACACATTCGCAGACTATGTGCAGGATGTTCGGAGGGCCTttgcgaaaatgaaaaataaggTTTACAAGGCCAAAACCTTTGCAAAACAAGCGCTTAGAGCTGCGAAAAAAGAAGAATGTGAGAAAGACCTCAAAAAGCTAGTTTTACCTGGATCGTcgtaa
- the LOC122622985 gene encoding 40S ribosomal protein S10b, which produces MFMPKAHRVAIYEYLFKEGVIVAKKDFHAQKHPELESIPNLHVIKALQSLHSRGLVKEQFAWRHYYWYLTNEGIEELRSYLHLPPEIVPSTLKRPARSETVRPRPAVGGPRGPGDATKTGEDRSAYRRAPGGSGVDKKGDVGPGAGEVEFRGGFGRGSRN; this is translated from the coding sequence ATGTTTATGCCAAAGGCCCATCGTGTCGCGATCTACGAGTACCTCTTCAAGGAGGGCGTGATCGTGGCCAAGAAGGATTTCCATGCCCAGAAGCACCCGGAATTGGAGTCGATCCCCAACCTGCACGTGATCAAGGCTCTGCAGTCGCTCCATTCGCGCGGTCTGGTGAAGGAGCAGTTCGCCTGGCGCCACTACTACTGGTACCTCACCAACGAGGGAATCGAGGAGCTGCGCAGCTACCTCCACCTGCCTCCCGAGATCGTGCCCTCGACCCTGAAGCGCCCTGCCCGCTCGGAGACCGTCCGTCCCCGTCCCGCCGTTGGCGGCCCACGCGGACCCGGTGATGCCACCAAGACCGGCGAGGATCGTTCCGCCTACCGACGTGCTCCCGGCGGCAGCGGAGTGGACAAGAAGGGCGATGTTGGACCCGGTGCCGGAGAGGTCGAGTTCCGTGGCGGATTCGGACGCGGATCGCGCAACTAA
- the LOC122622984 gene encoding sin3 histone deacetylase corepressor complex component SDS3, whose product MTAYYSHYAADNYDDESIGDERSEEDTDDASETEFRSPSRYGGTNGTSNSNSMGTNSELKEQMYQHKLLNLQKQMEELGQLVHPEYIKRVKKLDNQLKERRRLNEIYKEYMRECVERDYVLEKMAAQKEYDEKMMDLKDNLISDFEDRKRQIENERYSLELTNDSMEIKTTVTRKLRRRPNEPLPVIEKRRKPATGQLLVYQLDDKEIESDLKIIQRGRPNPVLQQNGSGSYGSGSQQQQSMHVLAEPTSNSGLVETRIEDNKLLYERRWFCRGQQVYVEGKEMSKFAATITAIGNEVVWVKRTNETKVKINMSHLAKGKISIKRR is encoded by the exons ATGACCGCCTACTACAGCCATTACGCGGCGGACAACTACGACGACGAGTCGATAGGCGACGAGCGCAGCGAAGAAG ACACGGACGACGCCAGCGAGACGGAGTTCCGCAGCCCCAGCCGCTACGGCGGCACGAATGGCACCTCCAACAGCAATAGCATGGGCACCAACAGCGAACTGAAGGAGCA AATGTACCAGCACAAGCTGCTCAACCTGCAGAAGCAGATGGAGGAACTGGGCCAACTGGTGCACCCGGAGTACATAAAGCGCGTGAAGAAGCTGGACAACCAGCTGAAAGAACGCCGACGGCTGAACGAGATCTACAAGGAGTACATGCGCGAGTGCGTCGAACGGGACTATGTGCTGGAGAAGATGGCCGCCCAGAAAGAGTACGACGAAAAGATGATGGACCTTAAAGACAACCTGATCTCAGATTTCGAGGACCGCAAGCGTCAGATCGAGAACGAGCGTTACAGCCTCGAGCTCACTAACGATTCCATGGAGATCAAGACGACGGTCACGCGCAAGCTGCGTCGTCGGCCTAATGAACCGCTTCCGGTGATCGAGAAGCGCCGCAAGCCGGCCACCGGACAGCTGCTCGTCTATCAGCTGGATGACAAGGAGATCGAGTCGGACCTGAAGATCATCCAGCGGGGAAGACCTAATCCAGTTCTCCAGCAGAACGGTAGTGGCTCCTACGGCAGTGgctcccagcagcagcaatcgatGCACGTCCTGGCCGAACCGACCTCCAACAGCGGCCTGGTGGAGACCCGCATCGAGGACAACAAGCTGCTGTACGAGCGGAGGTGGTTCTGCCGCGGCCAGCAGGTCTATGTGGAGGGCAAGGAGATGAGCAAGTTTGCGGCCACCATTACGGCCATTGGCAACGAGGTG GTTTGGGTGAAGCGCACCAACGAGACCAAGGTCAAGATCAACATGTCCCATCTGGCCAAGGGCAAGATCTCAATAAAGCGCCGATAG